In Leishmania major strain Friedlin complete genome, chromosome 34, the following proteins share a genomic window:
- a CDS encoding 50S ribosomal protein L13-like protein, with the protein MSKQWLCREGERWWLLDARGQQLPHVAKIAAQYMTGQHRPDFTPGMMTGDHVVITNIKDAVMTGDNWIRVPITWQTAYPGGKYRVRLSEMYERDPCMVMWWYLKDEVNRHFVRKLKTRTAPLEKAWLYEDSVHPHAEKNPRPLVWTDTATMGWRYKDPTFQRRWSPNQFMS; encoded by the coding sequence ATGTCGAAGCAGTGGTTGTGTCGTGAGGGGGAGCGGTGGTGGTTGTTGGACGCACGAGGCCAGCAGCTGCCACATGTGGCGAAGATTGCTGCGCAGTACATGACCGGGCAACATCGCCCCGATTTTACGCCGGGCATGATGACTGGGGACCATGTTGTCATCACAAACATCAAGGACGCCGTCATGACGGGTGACAACTGGATTCGCGTACCCATCACCTGGCAGACCGCCTACCCCGGCGGCAAGTACCGAGTGCGCCTCTCCGAGATGTACGAGCGCGACCCCTGCATGGTCATGTGGTGGTATCTGAAGGACGAGGTGAACCGTCACTTTGTCCGGAAGCTCAAGACGCGCACCGCACCCTTAGAAAAGGCATGGCTGTACGAGGACAGCGTCCATCCGCACGCCGAGAAGAATCCGCGCCCGTTGGTGTGGACCGACACTGCAACGATGGGTTGGCGGTACAAGGATCCAACGTTTCAGCGGCGCTGGTCACCGAATCAGTTTATGAGCTGA